In Paenibacillus kyungheensis, the following are encoded in one genomic region:
- a CDS encoding DUF1292 domain-containing protein: MAKDQNLLEEEPEIIYIPDDEGNEEEFEVIMKFEVDGSDAKYMMVVPMESTEDDTDEVYAFRYEEEGEDLKLFIIENEEEWQIVEETFNTLVAELDGE, translated from the coding sequence ATGGCTAAAGATCAAAATTTGCTTGAGGAAGAACCAGAAATTATTTATATTCCTGATGATGAAGGTAATGAGGAAGAGTTTGAAGTCATCATGAAATTCGAGGTTGATGGTTCGGACGCCAAATATATGATGGTCGTGCCTATGGAATCCACAGAGGACGATACCGACGAAGTATATGCGTTTCGATATGAAGAAGAAGGCGAAGATCTCAAACTTTTCATTATCGAAAATGAAGAGGAATGGCAGATCGTTGAAGAAACATTCAATACTTTAGTTGCTGAATTGGATGGTGAATAA
- a CDS encoding DUF1292 domain-containing protein, giving the protein MTDLSASNVKFTSRLLEAYGLLIELTDEQNEVTVYRIVSEFQIDTGTYAVLQKDNGIPEDEVEILKIIDAADGQPELVTIDDDDEWEDVAELYDELTLPFED; this is encoded by the coding sequence ATGACTGATCTTTCTGCGAGTAACGTCAAGTTTACGTCAAGATTGCTGGAAGCTTATGGTCTGTTGATTGAACTAACGGATGAACAGAACGAAGTGACTGTTTATCGTATTGTCAGTGAATTTCAGATAGACACAGGGACTTATGCAGTCTTGCAAAAAGATAATGGTATTCCTGAAGACGAAGTCGAGATTTTAAAAATTATCGATGCTGCGGATGGACAACCTGAACTTGTGACTATTGATGATGATGATGAATGGGAAGATGTAGCCGAGCTATATGACGAACTGACATTACCGTTTGAAGATTAA